From the Budorcas taxicolor isolate Tak-1 chromosome 1, Takin1.1, whole genome shotgun sequence genome, one window contains:
- the COL6A1 gene encoding collagen alpha-1(VI) chain, whose translation MRLPRALLPLLLQACWASAQDDPVASRAIAFQDCPVDLFFVLDTSESVALRLKPYGALVDKVKSFTKRFIDNLKDRYYRCDRNLVWNAGALHYSDEVEIIRGLTRMPSGRDALKSSVDAVKYFGKGTYTDCAIKKGLEELLVGGSHLKENKYLVVVTDGHPLEGYKEPCGGLEDAVNEAKHLGIKVFSVAITPDHLEPRLSIIATDHTYRRNFTAADWGQSRDAEEVISQTIDTITDMIKNNVEQVCCSFECQPARGPPGPRGDPGYEGERGKPGLPGEKGEAGDPGRPGDLGPVGYQGMKGEKGSRGEKGSRGPKGYKGEKGKRGMDGVDGMKGESGYPGLPGCKGSPGFDGVQGPPGPKGDAGAFGLKGEKGEPGADGEPGRPGSTGPPGDEGEPGEPGPPGEKGEAGDEGNAGPDGAPGERGGPGERGPRGTPGARGPRGDPGEAGPQGDQGREGPVGVPGDPGEAGPIGPKGYRGDEGPPGTEGPRGAPGPAGPPGDPGLMGERGEDGPPGNGTEGFPGFPGYPGSRGPPGINGTKGYPGLKGDEGEAGDPGDDNNDIAPRGAKGAKGYRGPEGPQGPPGHVGPPGPDECEILDIIMKMCSCCECKCGPIDILFVLDSSESIGLQNFEIAKDFIVKVIDRLSRDELVKFEPGQSHAGVVQYSHNQMQEHVDLRDPNIRNAQDLKEAIKKLQWMGGGTFTGEALQYTRSRLLPPTQNNRIALVITDGRSDTQRDTTPLSVLCGPDIQVVSVGIKDVFGLAAGSDQLNVISCQGLAPQGRPGISLVKENYAELLDDGFLKNITAQICIDKKCPDYTCPITFSSPADITILLDGSASVGSHNFDITKRFAKRLAERFLTASRTDPGQDVRVAVVQYSGTGQQRPERAALQFLQNYTVLANTVDSMGFFNDATDVMDALGYVTRFYREASPGAAKKRLLLFSDGNSQGATPAAIEKAVQEAQRAGVEIFAVVVGRQVNEPHVRVLVTGKAAEYDVAFGERHLFRVPSYQALLRGVFYQTVSRKVALD comes from the exons ATGAGGCTGCCCCGCGCTctgctgcccctgctgctgcAGGCCTGCTGGGCCTCCGCGCAGGACGACCCCGTGGCCTCGAGGGCCATCGCCTTCCAGG ACTGCCCTGTGGACCTATTCTTTGTGCTGGACACCTCCGAGAGCGTGGCCTTGAGGCTGAAGCCCTATGGGGCCCTGGTGGACAAGGTCAAGTCCTTCACCAAGCGCTTCATTGACAACCTGAAGGACAG GTACTACCGCTGTGACCGCAACCTGGTGTGGAATGCGGGCGCGCTGCACTATAGCGACGAGGTGGAGATCATCCGCGGGCTCACGCGCATGCCTAGCGGCCGCGACGCACTCAAGAGCAGCGTGGACGCCGTCAAGTACTTCGGCAAGGGCACCTACACCGACTGCGCCATCAAGAAGGGTCTGGAAGAGCTGCTCGTGGG GGGCTCCCACCTGAAGGAGAATAAGTACCTGGTCGTGGTGACTGACGGGCACCCCCTGGAGGGCTACAAGGAGCCCTGCGGGGGCCTGGAGGACGCTGTGAATGAGGCCAAGCATCTgggcatcaaagtcttctccgtGGCCATCACGCCTGACCACCTG GAGCCACGTCTGAGCATCATCGCCACGGACCACACGTACCGGCGCAACTTCACAGCAGCTGACTGGGGGCAGAGCCGCGACGCAGAGGAAGTCATCAGCCAGACCATCGACACCATCACGGATATGATC aaaaataatgtgGAGCAAGTG TGCTGCTCTTTCGAGTGCCAG cctgccagaggaCCCCCTGGGCCTCGAGGCGACCCCGGGTACGAG GGAGAAAGAGGGAAGCCCGGGCTccctggagagaaaggagaagctgGAGACCCT GGAAGACCTGGGGACCTTGGACCCGTCGGCTACCAGGGCATGAAG GGAGAAAAAGGGAGCCGAGGAGAGAAG GGCTCCAGGGGACCCAAAGGCTACAAG GGCGAGAAGGGAAAGCGTGGCATGGATGGCGTGGATGGCATGAAG GGGGAGTCAGGGTACCCTGGCCTGCCAGGCTGCAAGGGCTCGCCCGGATTCGAC GGTGTCCAAGGACCCCCCGGGCCCAAGGGTGATGCAGGTGCCTTCGGACTGAAAGGAGAGAAG GGTGAGCCCGGAGCAGACGGGGAGCCTGGGAGGCCAGGGAGCACGGGGCCCCCTGGAGATGAG GGTGAGCCCGGAGAGCCCGGTCCcccaggagagaagggagaagccGGCGATGAG GGAAATGCAGGACCAGACGGAGCCCCCGGAGAAAGG GGCGGTCCTGGGGAAAGAGGACCTCGAGGGACCCCAGGTGCGCGGGGCCCAAGAGGAGACCCG GGTGAAGCTGGACCCCAAGGTGACCAGGGACGAGAAGGCCCCGTCGGTGTCCCCGGTGACCCG GGCGAGGCTGGCCCCATTGGGCCAAAAGGATACCGAGGTGATGAGGGACCCCCAGGGACCGAG GGTcccagaggagctccagggccTGCAGGCCCCCCTGGAGACCCCGGGCTGATGGGTGAGAGG GGTGAAGACGGCCCCCCCGGGAATGGCACCGAAGGCTTCCCCGGCTTTCCC GGCTATCCAGGCAGCAGAGGTCCTCCTGGGATAAAT GGCACCAAAGGCTACCCTGGCCTCAAGGGGGACGAGGGAGAAGCCGGGGACCCCGGAGATGAC AATAATGACATTGCTCCACGAGGTGCCAAAGGAGCAAAGGGCTACCGAGGTCCCGAAGGCCCCCAG GGACCCCCAGGACACGTGGGACCTCCGGGGCCAGAC GAATGCGAGATTTTGGACATCATCATGAAAATGTGCT cTTGCTGTG AGTGCAAGTGTGGGCCCATCGATATCCTCTTCGTGCTGGACAGCTCTGAGAGCATCGGCCTACAGAACTTCGAGATCGCCAAGGACTTCATCGTCAAGGTCATTGACCGACTGAGCAGGGATGAGCTGGTCAAG TTTGAGCCTGGGCAGTCGCATGCAGGCGTGGTGCAGTATAGCCACAACCAGATGCAGGAGCACGTGGACCTGAGGGACCCCAACATCAGGAATGCCCAGGACCTCAAGGA GGCCATCAAGAAGCTGCAGTGGATGGGCGGGGGCACCTTCACGGGCGAGGCCCTGCAGTACACCCGGAGCCGGCTGCTGCCGCCCACCCAGAACAACCGCATCGCCCTGGTCATCACCGACGGCCGCTCGGACACCCAGAGGGACACCACCCCACTCAGCGTGCTCTGCGGCCCTGACATCCAG GTGGTCTCTGTGGGCATCAAGGATGTCTTTGGCTTGGCTGCGGGCTCCGACCAGCTCAATGTCATCTCCTGCCAAGGCCTGGCACCCCAGGGACGGCCGGGCATCTCACTGGTCAAGGAAAACTACGCCGAGCTACTGGACGACGGCTTCCTGAAGAACATCACCGCCCAGATCTGCATAG acaagaaatgtCCAGATTACACCTGCCCAA tcaccttctcctccccggCTGACATCACCATCCTCCTGGACGGCTCCGCCAGCGTGGGCAGCCACAACTTTGACATCACCAAACGCTTTGCCAAGCGGCTGGCAGAGCGCTTCCTGACAGCGAGCCGGACAGACCCGGGCCAGGACGTGCGCGTGGCAGTGGTGCAGTACAGTGGCACGGGGCAGCAGCGGCCGGAGCGCGCGGCCCTGCAGTTCCTACAGAACTACACTGTGCTGGCCAACACCGTGGACTCCATGGGCTTCTTCAACGACGCCACCGACGTCATGGACGCCCTGGGCTACGTGACCCGCTTCTACCGCGAGGCCTCACCCGGCGCCGCCAAGAAGAGGCTGCTGCTCTTCTCGGATGGCAACTCGCAGGGCGCCACGCCAGCTGCCATCGAGAAGGCGGTGCAGGAGGCCCAGCGGGCGGGCGTGGAGATCTTCGCGGTGGTGGTGGGCCGCCAGGTGAACGAGCCCCACGTGCGTGTCCTGGTCACGGGCAAGGCAGCTGAGTATGACGTGGCCTTTGGCGAGCGCCACCTGTTCCGCGTGCCCAGCTACCAGGCGCTGCTGCGGGGCGTCTTCTACCAGACGGTGTCCAGGAAGGTGGCGCTGGACTAG